In Deinococcus proteolyticus MRP, a single genomic region encodes these proteins:
- a CDS encoding HAD family hydrolase, producing MQLNPQGPSLPTIADLRALFVDLDGTLVDSNDAHARAWVQALADQDITRDQGEVRPLIGMGGDQLVPELTGKSDSSELGEALVQGWQDHFKPLIAGLEVLPGARELLEWARGQGLTVVLASSGEDDIVEALLEHAGLTDLIDLRVRSDEVQQTKPEPDILQAALNKAGVQPQQALFVGDTRFDAEAAQKAGVPCVLLRAGGSPDLEEAQYVLANAHELLSALQAATQD from the coding sequence ATGCAACTGAACCCCCAAGGCCCTTCCCTCCCCACCATCGCCGACCTCCGGGCGCTTTTCGTAGACCTGGACGGCACCCTGGTGGATTCCAACGACGCCCACGCCCGTGCATGGGTGCAGGCCCTGGCCGACCAGGACATCACCCGTGACCAGGGCGAGGTGCGCCCGCTGATTGGCATGGGCGGCGACCAGCTGGTGCCCGAACTGACCGGCAAGAGCGACAGCAGCGAGCTGGGTGAGGCGCTGGTGCAGGGCTGGCAGGACCATTTCAAACCGCTGATTGCCGGGCTGGAGGTGCTGCCCGGTGCCCGTGAACTGCTGGAATGGGCGCGGGGGCAAGGGCTGACGGTGGTGCTGGCTTCCAGCGGCGAAGACGACATCGTGGAAGCCTTGCTAGAGCACGCTGGCCTCACTGACCTGATTGACCTGCGGGTCCGCTCGGACGAGGTGCAGCAGACCAAGCCAGAACCCGACATCCTGCAAGCCGCCCTGAACAAGGCTGGAGTGCAGCCGCAGCAAGCCCTGTTCGTGGGCGATACCCGCTTCGATGCGGAAGCTGCGCAGAAAGCCGGCGTGCCCTGCGTGCTCTTGCGGGCCGGTGGCTCACCTGACTTGGAGGAAGCGCAGTACGTGCTGGCCAATGCCCACGAGCTGCTCAGCGCCCTGCAAGCGGCGACTCAGGACTGA
- the leuS gene encoding leucine--tRNA ligase has product MTRPDIQEPRSERYNPHAIEQKWQEAWQASGLYTFDPQAPGEKHYALTMFPYPSGNLHIGHWYANVAPDAHARWMRMRGHNVLFPMGFDSFGLPAENAAIKRGVNPRSWTYDNIAHMKGQFGRMGTMIDWTRSFATSDPEYYRWNQWFFTQFFKRGLAYKKGGLVNWCPKDQTVLANEQVVGGACERCGTPVERRNLSQWYLKITDYADELLDFSDTDMPERVQLMQTNWIGKSVGAEVTFSTPAGPETVFTTRPDTLLGATFMVLAPEHAKVAELTTDEQRAAVEAYVAAAGRKTDVERQQEGEKTGVFTGSYATHPISGEPLPIWVADYVLVTYGTGSIMAVPAHDERDFAFARAFGLPIKEVIRAEGSEGMGEQPTEPYTGEGLIVNSGEFDGLPGGKASIAKVVERLEAQGIARAKTTYRLRDWLVGRQRYWGTPIPIIHCEKCGPQPVPDEQLPVRLPDDVEFTPTGQSPLKLDTEWVKATCPCCGGPAERDTDTMDTFVDSSWYMYRYLSPDYDGGPFDPAQRGLMPVDLYTGGIEHAILHLLYSRFWTKVMRDMGLTDQNEPFRRVRNQGMVLGEDGEKMSKSRGNVVDPDDLVAEYGADTVRTYLMFIAPWELGGPWDTKGINGPAKWLGRVWSLFFGGQPDGPREDVSEADLRYAVHSTLNKVNGDFERMSFNTIVAALMELTNVLVRAGRSDLYGSPAWDEALNIFNLMLAPVVPHIAEEVWQGRGGAGSVHEQSWPQVDESAAVRDTVTIGVQVTGKMRGQIEISKAASQDEALAAAQANPDIAKHWEGKDIVKVIYVPGRILNIVAK; this is encoded by the coding sequence ATGACCAGACCCGATATCCAGGAACCCCGTTCGGAGCGCTACAACCCCCACGCCATTGAGCAGAAATGGCAGGAGGCCTGGCAGGCGAGCGGCCTGTACACTTTTGACCCACAGGCACCCGGCGAGAAGCACTACGCCCTGACCATGTTTCCCTATCCCAGCGGCAACTTGCACATCGGGCACTGGTACGCCAATGTGGCCCCCGACGCCCACGCCCGCTGGATGCGGATGCGCGGCCACAACGTGCTGTTTCCGATGGGCTTCGATTCGTTCGGACTGCCTGCCGAGAACGCCGCCATCAAGCGCGGTGTCAACCCCCGGAGCTGGACCTACGACAACATCGCGCACATGAAGGGGCAGTTTGGGCGAATGGGCACCATGATTGACTGGACCCGCTCCTTTGCCACGTCCGACCCCGAGTACTACCGCTGGAACCAGTGGTTCTTTACGCAGTTTTTCAAGCGCGGGCTGGCCTACAAAAAAGGCGGCCTGGTGAACTGGTGCCCCAAGGACCAGACCGTACTGGCAAACGAACAGGTGGTGGGCGGGGCCTGCGAGCGCTGCGGCACCCCGGTAGAGCGGCGCAACCTCAGCCAGTGGTACCTCAAGATTACCGACTACGCCGACGAACTGCTGGATTTCAGCGACACCGACATGCCCGAGCGCGTGCAGCTGATGCAGACCAACTGGATTGGCAAGTCGGTGGGCGCGGAAGTGACGTTCAGCACGCCCGCTGGCCCGGAAACCGTCTTTACCACCCGCCCCGACACCCTGCTGGGAGCCACCTTCATGGTGTTGGCCCCCGAGCACGCCAAAGTGGCCGAGCTGACCACCGACGAGCAGCGTGCAGCGGTGGAAGCTTATGTGGCCGCCGCAGGCCGCAAGACCGACGTGGAGCGCCAGCAGGAGGGCGAAAAGACCGGCGTATTTACCGGTTCCTACGCCACTCACCCCATTAGCGGCGAGCCGCTCCCCATCTGGGTGGCCGACTATGTACTGGTGACTTACGGCACCGGTAGCATCATGGCGGTGCCCGCCCACGACGAGCGCGATTTCGCCTTTGCGCGGGCGTTCGGCCTGCCCATCAAGGAAGTTATCCGCGCTGAAGGCAGCGAAGGAATGGGTGAGCAGCCCACTGAGCCGTACACCGGCGAGGGCCTGATTGTGAATTCCGGCGAGTTTGATGGCCTCCCCGGCGGCAAAGCCAGCATCGCGAAGGTGGTGGAGCGTCTGGAAGCCCAGGGCATCGCCCGCGCCAAGACCACCTACCGCCTGCGGGACTGGCTGGTGGGGCGGCAGCGCTACTGGGGCACGCCCATTCCCATCATCCACTGCGAGAAATGCGGCCCACAGCCGGTGCCCGACGAGCAGCTCCCTGTGCGCCTGCCGGACGATGTGGAATTCACCCCCACCGGCCAGAGTCCGCTGAAGCTGGACACCGAATGGGTCAAGGCGACCTGCCCGTGCTGCGGCGGCCCCGCCGAGCGCGACACCGACACCATGGACACCTTTGTGGACAGCAGTTGGTACATGTACCGCTACCTGTCGCCGGACTACGACGGGGGACCGTTTGACCCGGCGCAGCGCGGCCTGATGCCGGTAGACCTGTACACCGGCGGCATTGAGCACGCCATCTTGCACCTGCTGTACTCGCGCTTCTGGACCAAGGTGATGCGCGACATGGGCCTGACCGACCAGAACGAGCCATTCCGCCGGGTCCGCAACCAGGGCATGGTACTGGGCGAAGACGGCGAGAAAATGTCCAAATCACGTGGCAACGTGGTGGACCCCGACGACCTGGTGGCCGAGTACGGCGCTGATACGGTCCGCACCTACCTGATGTTTATCGCCCCGTGGGAACTGGGCGGCCCCTGGGACACCAAAGGTATTAATGGACCGGCCAAGTGGCTGGGGCGAGTCTGGAGCCTGTTCTTCGGCGGGCAGCCGGACGGCCCCCGCGAGGACGTGAGCGAGGCCGACCTGCGCTACGCCGTACACTCCACGCTGAACAAGGTGAACGGCGACTTTGAGCGGATGAGCTTCAACACCATCGTGGCGGCCCTGATGGAGCTGACCAACGTGTTGGTGCGGGCCGGACGCAGCGACCTGTACGGCAGCCCCGCCTGGGACGAAGCGCTGAATATCTTCAACCTGATGCTGGCCCCGGTCGTCCCGCACATTGCCGAGGAAGTCTGGCAGGGGCGCGGCGGCGCGGGCAGTGTCCATGAGCAGAGCTGGCCGCAGGTGGATGAATCGGCAGCCGTGCGCGATACCGTCACCATCGGCGTGCAGGTGACCGGCAAGATGCGCGGCCAGATTGAAATTAGCAAGGCGGCCAGCCAGGACGAGGCGCTGGCAGCGGCGCAGGCCAACCCCGATATTGCCAAGCACTGGGAAGGCAAAGACATCGTCAAGGTGATTTATGTGCCGGGCCGTATTCTGAATATCGTGGCGAAGTAA
- a CDS encoding peptidoglycan D,D-transpeptidase FtsI family protein yields MEVKIRKRARLLQTLAALIFLGLAWGYAQLEWSVPTSLSRSVVQGRGEILAADGTVLASSADGQRVYPQGALAGQVVGMMGTEEGLEGIEHAYNPQLESGQDITLTLNPRIQAQAEAALARRIPKSGGDSGSVIVLETRTGRILAAASYPPFDPNHWRDYQPSDWRNRPLLDVYEPGSPIKGLTVAAALNEGAITPDTVFDTPMRRYVGERSSGSTIGDSVPHEPKLTTTGILRYSSNVGISHIVERLPGTRLRDYLLAYGYGQKVDLGPIRTETGTLQSEKKWDALVETTSGFGQGMSGTTLQLAAAYNVLANDGLYIPPKLVEGNDNGERREVLGPRARQIKPMLQTALEGIRHAAGINGYSCAGKTGTAQMVGDDGRYMKGQYNSTYAGFCQTGDPRITIAVMVHGAKEESGTFQGSQLAAPIFQELSAGIISMWGLPPEELPDGYSVGNPATVQQAQEEAATSGVATDGESGAQDGAQEPAPETAPADGPTTAPAEDAPTQDSPAETNPDEMSSDETTSDEAISEETNSVEQAAPAAQE; encoded by the coding sequence ATGGAAGTAAAAATCAGAAAGCGTGCCCGGCTGCTTCAGACTCTGGCGGCGCTGATTTTCCTGGGGCTGGCCTGGGGCTACGCTCAGCTGGAATGGTCGGTGCCCACCAGCCTTTCACGCTCGGTGGTCCAGGGACGCGGCGAGATTCTGGCGGCCGACGGCACCGTGCTGGCCAGCTCGGCAGACGGCCAGCGGGTCTACCCTCAGGGCGCGCTGGCTGGGCAAGTGGTCGGCATGATGGGCACCGAAGAAGGCCTGGAAGGCATCGAACACGCCTACAACCCCCAGCTGGAAAGCGGCCAGGACATCACCCTGACGCTGAACCCACGTATTCAGGCGCAGGCCGAAGCGGCGCTGGCGCGGCGTATTCCGAAATCTGGGGGCGACTCCGGCTCGGTCATCGTGCTGGAAACCCGCACCGGGCGCATCCTGGCGGCCGCCAGCTATCCGCCCTTCGACCCCAACCACTGGCGCGACTACCAGCCCAGCGACTGGCGCAACCGGCCCCTGCTGGACGTCTATGAACCGGGGTCACCCATCAAGGGCCTGACGGTTGCGGCGGCGCTGAATGAGGGCGCCATCACGCCCGATACCGTGTTCGACACGCCTATGCGGCGCTACGTAGGCGAACGGTCCTCGGGCAGCACCATCGGAGACTCGGTCCCCCACGAGCCCAAGCTGACCACCACCGGCATCCTGCGCTATTCCAGCAATGTGGGCATCTCGCACATCGTGGAGCGGCTGCCGGGCACGCGGCTGCGCGATTATCTGCTGGCTTACGGCTACGGGCAGAAGGTGGACCTGGGGCCCATCCGCACCGAGACCGGCACCCTGCAGAGCGAGAAGAAGTGGGACGCCCTGGTCGAGACGACCAGCGGCTTCGGCCAGGGCATGAGCGGCACCACCCTGCAGCTGGCCGCCGCCTACAACGTGCTGGCCAACGACGGGCTGTACATTCCGCCCAAGCTGGTCGAGGGCAACGACAACGGCGAGCGGCGCGAGGTGCTGGGCCCACGGGCCCGCCAGATCAAGCCGATGCTGCAAACTGCGCTGGAAGGCATCCGGCACGCGGCCGGCATCAACGGGTACAGCTGCGCCGGCAAGACCGGCACCGCCCAGATGGTAGGCGACGATGGCCGCTACATGAAAGGCCAGTACAACTCCACCTACGCCGGCTTCTGCCAGACGGGAGACCCCCGCATTACCATCGCGGTCATGGTGCACGGGGCCAAGGAAGAGAGCGGCACCTTCCAGGGTTCGCAGCTGGCCGCGCCTATCTTCCAGGAGCTGTCGGCCGGCATCATCTCCATGTGGGGCCTGCCGCCCGAAGAACTGCCGGACGGCTACTCGGTGGGCAACCCCGCCACCGTGCAGCAAGCCCAGGAGGAGGCCGCCACAAGCGGCGTAGCCACGGACGGTGAAAGCGGTGCTCAGGATGGAGCGCAGGAACCGGCCCCGGAGACCGCTCCGGCAGACGGCCCCACCACCGCTCCGGCCGAAGATGCCCCCACCCAGGACAGTCCAGCTGAAACGAACCCAGATGAGATGAGTTCGGATGAAACGACTTCAGATGAGGCCATCTCGGAGGAGACAAATTCAGTCGAGCAGGCTGCGCCCGCCGCGCAGGAGTAG
- the rsmH gene encoding 16S rRNA (cytosine(1402)-N(4))-methyltransferase RsmH, producing MTQEAVPHTPTLSHLPVLPQEVMDALAPAPGRLIVDGTLGGAGHTRMLLERGATVIGIDQDPYALSRVEAEGLAGLRTVRGNFRDMQTLLAGIGVTQVDGILLDIGVSSFQLDDVERGFSYHSEAALDMRMSQSGPSAADLVNDLEEAELAALIYEYGEEKHSRRLARAIVAARQSAPIETTTELADIIKRAYPGFVRGIHPARRTFQALRIAVNDELGALREGLQAAEALLAPGGRLGVISFHSLEDRIVKRFLLGSERLRPLTKRPAVASEEEQAANPRSRSAKLRSAEAVRPEVKA from the coding sequence ATGACCCAGGAAGCCGTACCCCACACCCCCACCCTCAGCCACCTGCCCGTCTTGCCGCAGGAGGTGATGGACGCCCTGGCCCCCGCGCCGGGCCGCTTGATTGTGGACGGCACGCTGGGCGGTGCCGGCCACACCCGGATGCTGCTGGAGCGCGGAGCCACCGTGATCGGAATCGACCAGGACCCCTATGCCCTAAGCCGCGTGGAGGCCGAGGGGCTGGCCGGCCTGCGGACCGTGCGCGGCAACTTCCGCGACATGCAGACGCTGCTGGCCGGCATCGGTGTCACGCAAGTGGACGGCATTCTGCTGGATATCGGGGTCAGCTCGTTTCAGCTGGACGATGTGGAGCGCGGGTTTTCCTACCACAGCGAGGCAGCGCTCGACATGCGCATGAGCCAGAGCGGCCCCAGCGCCGCCGACCTGGTCAACGACCTGGAAGAAGCCGAGCTGGCTGCCCTGATTTACGAATACGGCGAAGAAAAGCACTCGCGGCGGCTGGCGCGGGCCATCGTGGCGGCGCGGCAAAGCGCTCCCATTGAGACCACCACTGAGCTGGCCGACATCATCAAGCGGGCGTATCCCGGCTTCGTGAGGGGCATTCACCCGGCGCGGCGCACCTTCCAGGCCCTGCGCATCGCCGTGAACGACGAACTGGGCGCACTGCGTGAGGGGCTGCAGGCGGCCGAGGCGCTGCTGGCCCCCGGTGGGCGGCTGGGCGTAATTTCCTTTCACTCGCTGGAAGACCGCATCGTCAAGCGGTTCCTGCTGGGCAGTGAACGGCTGCGCCCATTGACCAAGCGTCCCGCCGTGGCGAGCGAGGAGGAGCAGGCGGCCAACCCCCGCTCGCGCAGCGCCAAGTTGCGGTCGGCCGAGGCCGTGCGCCCGGAGGTGAAGGCATGA
- the mraZ gene encoding division/cell wall cluster transcriptional repressor MraZ — MPYGEYPYNLDEKGRLVMPPPFREFVEDGLILTRGMEGCLYIFPLAGWRRVEEQLEGLPLTDAGARAFVRFFYSGASKARLDGQSRIGVPLTLRQFAALDTQAVVVGAPGRLELWNPERWNAAIAGTFSDAAPPTALLQTLTV, encoded by the coding sequence ATGCCGTACGGCGAATATCCCTACAACCTCGACGAAAAAGGCCGGCTGGTCATGCCACCGCCTTTCCGCGAGTTCGTGGAGGATGGCCTGATTCTGACCCGGGGCATGGAAGGCTGCCTGTATATCTTCCCTCTGGCCGGCTGGCGGCGGGTAGAAGAGCAGCTGGAAGGCCTTCCCCTGACCGACGCCGGGGCGCGGGCGTTCGTGCGCTTCTTCTACTCGGGGGCGTCCAAGGCCCGGTTGGACGGTCAGTCGCGCATCGGTGTGCCGCTCACGCTGCGGCAGTTCGCCGCGCTGGACACTCAGGCGGTGGTGGTGGGCGCCCCTGGCCGGCTGGAACTCTGGAATCCCGAACGTTGGAACGCCGCCATTGCCGGAACCTTCAGCGACGCCGCCCCCCCCACCGCCCTGCTCCAGACCCTGACCGTCTAG
- a CDS encoding alpha/beta hydrolase family protein — MSRVLLPLLAALASSLPATAAAQATTPSLSSPTASGQVAAAAPAAGTAPYAANTWHGSLLQRGREVPVGLNLRGNGAELWLPDQGIRGVPVPVVRNAAGTLTIRLDHWPGQPQLQLARSGEAAVLRGTFRQGGFSSPLTLWPGAVTLPPRPQEPRGPLPYRSQEVTVWGEGAVALRGTLTLPPGPGPFPAALLLSGSGPQDRDSTLHGHRPFLVLADWLTRRGFVVLRLDDRGTGASDGDLYSAHYRDLAGDVQAATTFLRRHDSVRPDAVGLIGHSEGGSLAALGAQALRPAPAFMVLLGSPAVPGRELLDLQLRTQLSAQGLSSAEIEARATLQAQALQNHRVGELQVPLPSSEIEQAWLYSRAFVRSPYLQDFLTYDPRPALQASQVPTLALLGARDLQVPPAAGAARMRELLQAPGSEVHELSGLNHLLQPARTGLPQEYAAIPTTLDPAALDLLGRWLQSTLAQR, encoded by the coding sequence ATGTCTAGAGTTCTGCTTCCCCTGCTGGCCGCCCTGGCTTCCAGCCTGCCGGCCACTGCGGCCGCGCAGGCAACTACGCCTTCACTTTCTTCGCCGACCGCTTCCGGTCAGGTCGCCGCAGCAGCCCCAGCCGCTGGCACGGCCCCATATGCAGCCAACACCTGGCACGGCAGCCTGCTGCAACGTGGCCGCGAAGTACCGGTGGGCCTGAATCTGCGCGGCAATGGCGCCGAGCTGTGGCTCCCCGACCAGGGGATCCGGGGGGTGCCGGTGCCGGTGGTGCGCAACGCTGCAGGGACGCTGACCATACGGCTGGACCACTGGCCAGGCCAGCCCCAGCTGCAACTGGCCCGCAGCGGCGAAGCTGCCGTGCTGCGCGGCACTTTCCGGCAGGGCGGATTCAGCTCCCCGCTGACGCTGTGGCCGGGCGCCGTCACCCTGCCGCCCCGGCCTCAGGAACCACGCGGTCCTTTGCCGTACCGCAGCCAGGAAGTGACTGTGTGGGGTGAGGGCGCCGTGGCCCTGCGCGGCACCCTGACGCTGCCGCCGGGGCCGGGCCCGTTTCCCGCAGCGCTGCTGCTCAGCGGCAGTGGCCCGCAGGACCGCGACTCTACCCTGCACGGGCACCGCCCCTTCCTGGTCCTGGCCGACTGGCTCACCCGCCGGGGCTTCGTGGTCCTGCGGCTGGACGACCGGGGCACCGGCGCCTCGGACGGCGACCTGTATAGCGCCCACTACCGCGACCTGGCCGGCGATGTGCAGGCGGCCACTACTTTTCTGCGCCGGCATGACTCGGTCCGCCCTGACGCGGTGGGCCTGATCGGCCACTCGGAAGGCGGCTCACTGGCCGCTCTGGGCGCACAGGCCCTGCGGCCAGCCCCTGCCTTTATGGTGCTGCTCGGCAGTCCTGCCGTGCCGGGCCGCGAGCTGCTCGACTTGCAGCTGCGCACCCAGCTGAGTGCCCAGGGCCTGAGCAGCGCCGAGATAGAAGCCCGCGCCACGCTGCAGGCGCAGGCCCTGCAAAACCACCGGGTGGGCGAGCTGCAAGTGCCGCTGCCCAGCAGCGAAATCGAGCAGGCCTGGCTCTACTCCAGAGCCTTTGTCCGCTCGCCCTATCTGCAGGATTTCCTGACCTACGACCCACGCCCGGCGCTGCAGGCCAGCCAGGTGCCCACCCTGGCCCTGTTGGGAGCGCGGGACCTGCAGGTGCCACCGGCGGCCGGCGCGGCCCGCATGCGTGAGCTGCTGCAGGCTCCCGGTAGCGAGGTACACGAGCTGAGCGGGCTGAACCACCTGCTACAACCTGCCCGCACCGGCCTGCCGCAGGAATACGCAGCCATTCCCACCACCCTGGACCCGGCTGCCCTGGACCTGCTGGGCCGCTGGCTGCAGAGCACTCTGGCCCAGCGCTGA
- a CDS encoding MalY/PatB family protein has translation MASTTLAPHRFDDLDAGSFRHPVSLKWNTYPPDALALWIADMDLPVSEDLRRALTERLQNPLGYSDVTGAAVPLKALLIRRLAEQGVPDLTGEHIRLMPAVVPGLYAAVAAFTAPGEGVVALTPTYPPFHMAVQTQGRVWRSAPLQDDGERWQIDWDALEAAITPDTRLLLLCHPHNPSGRVWTLDELTRLAELAERRDLTVCSDELHADLRHPGAPEFRSFASLPAAEGRTVVLTGPGKSYNIAGIGCGAMISRNPQLLARVQSAVGGLLGQPHAFNVSAWELALTHAQPWLDEVLDYLTGNRDLIREWAENEPLVRFHAPEATYLAWLDLRAHPKAHRMQQYLVEQGVALNDGATFTVPEEAEQYQGCVRLNFATSRPVLREALTRLSRALAQPA, from the coding sequence ATGGCTTCAACCACCCTCGCTCCACACCGCTTCGACGACCTGGACGCTGGCAGCTTCCGGCACCCGGTCAGCCTGAAATGGAACACCTATCCGCCGGACGCCCTGGCCCTTTGGATTGCCGACATGGACCTGCCCGTTTCGGAAGACCTGCGCCGCGCCCTGACCGAGCGGCTGCAGAACCCGCTGGGCTACAGCGACGTGACGGGCGCGGCCGTGCCGCTCAAGGCGCTGCTGATTCGCCGCCTGGCCGAGCAGGGCGTGCCGGACCTGACCGGCGAGCATATCCGCCTGATGCCCGCCGTGGTGCCGGGGCTGTACGCCGCCGTGGCTGCCTTCACGGCTCCTGGCGAAGGCGTGGTGGCCCTCACCCCGACCTATCCCCCATTCCACATGGCAGTGCAGACTCAGGGCCGGGTGTGGCGCAGCGCCCCGCTGCAAGATGACGGGGAGCGCTGGCAGATTGACTGGGACGCCTTGGAAGCGGCCATCACCCCGGACACCCGGCTGCTGCTGCTGTGCCATCCGCACAATCCCAGCGGGCGCGTGTGGACCCTGGACGAGCTGACCCGCCTGGCCGAGCTGGCTGAGCGCCGCGACCTGACCGTATGCTCGGACGAGCTGCATGCTGACCTGCGCCACCCCGGCGCACCGGAGTTCCGGTCGTTCGCGTCGCTGCCAGCCGCCGAGGGGCGGACCGTGGTGCTGACCGGCCCCGGCAAAAGCTACAACATCGCAGGCATCGGCTGCGGGGCGATGATCAGCCGCAACCCGCAGCTGCTGGCCCGGGTACAGAGCGCTGTGGGCGGCCTGCTGGGACAGCCGCACGCTTTTAATGTCAGCGCCTGGGAGCTGGCCCTGACCCATGCTCAGCCCTGGCTGGACGAGGTACTGGACTACCTGACCGGCAACCGCGACCTGATTCGGGAATGGGCCGAGAACGAGCCACTGGTGCGCTTCCACGCTCCCGAAGCGACGTATCTGGCCTGGCTGGACCTCCGCGCTCATCCCAAGGCGCACCGTATGCAGCAGTACCTGGTAGAGCAGGGCGTGGCGCTCAACGACGGCGCGACCTTTACCGTGCCGGAAGAAGCGGAGCAGTACCAGGGCTGCGTGCGGCTGAACTTCGCCACCTCGCGCCCGGTGCTGCGTGAAGCGCTCACGCGGCTGAGCCGGGCGCTGGCCCAGCCGGCCTAG